The sequence GCGGCCGTCAACCCCACAGCCACGTGGTCGACACCGTCCGCGCCGCCATGACCGGGACCCTAGATGCCGGCCAGCTCGCCGCCGGGCTCGCCGCGGTCGTCGCAGCCGTCGCCCTCACCCAGCTGGCCGCCGCCCGCCCCTTCGCCGGCCTCATCCACCGCGACTGACCAACCCAGGAACGGAAGGTACCACCATGCCACGGCACCACCACACCAGCAGCCGGGGAGGTCGGCATCGCCGTGCCGTCCTGGTCACCGCGCTGCTTAGGCGCCTCGTCGGGCGCCGACGGCAGCACCGCTGGCACCGGCCACACTCCGGCGGGCAATCCCGGGCTCGCGGCAGGTGGGCACAGCCGAGCCGCAGGACCCGGCGGCGCGGGCGCCTGCGGGCGCGGTGGTCGCGATGACCGGCAGGACGGTCCCGGCGGCCGCCGGCCTCGCCGGCCGTCACCGGACGACCTGGGCACCCATCCTGCTTCGCATCGGACTGCTCCTCGCCGTCCTTGGACTTCTGGCCGCTGCCGCCCAGCTGCTGGGTCCCTGGTCGCCCGACCGCCTCGGCGGGCTCCTCGACGCGCTCGGGCCGTTGGCCCCGGCGGGGTTCGTGGGCCTGTTCGTGGTGCTCAACACCGCCGGCGTGCCGGCTCCGCTGCTCGGCGCCGCCGGCGGCCTGGCCCTTGGCCTGGTTCCGGGTGCACTGGCCACCCTGGCCGGCATGACCGTGGCGGCCTGCGGCCAGCTGCTCCTCGGCCGGCGCCTGACCGGGTCTGCCTTGGCCGCGGTTCGCCTGCCCGGGAGTCGCCGCCTCCAGAAGTTCCTGCAGGGCCGTGGATGGCTGGCCGTGGTCGCGCTGCGCCTGGTCCCGGGACCCTTCTCCGAGGTGAACCTCGCGGC comes from Actinomycetota bacterium and encodes:
- a CDS encoding VTT domain-containing protein; this translates as MTGRTVPAAAGLAGRHRTTWAPILLRIGLLLAVLGLLAAAAQLLGPWSPDRLGGLLDALGPLAPAGFVGLFVVLNTAGVPAPLLGAAGGLALGLVPGALATLAGMTVAACGQLLLGRRLTGSALAAVRLPGSRRLQKFLQGRGWLAVVALRLVPGPFSEVNLAAGLTPLRLQSMAIGTLIGGAPKALAWAALGLGATRLPALPPFLIAAVIVTGLVLTAAWLRWRGPRSPNSHPKPAKHSDIRTSTDELGARDARPPSSGS